One window of the Oceanicoccus sp. KOV_DT_Chl genome contains the following:
- a CDS encoding glycosyltransferase, translated as MTTPTTHKKLHLLQITHDLDFGGLQQVIYNICRTIDRDQFEVSVLCLRAKGCFTEDVEALGIPVYCIAPPSGSTDYFLFLKVAKLLRKLKIDVVHTHNTQPFIDGTLGALLAGTKTIVHTDHARDFPDKTRYMIAEWFMSQFAYRVVGCSEHTSENLHKFEKISKQKIVTIENGIDPSRFNISIDTDAKRLALGINQSGPIIGLAVRHSKQKGICYLLDAMPFVISKIPNITLLIAGSGELTETLKSQAQRLGLNENVKFIGPRLDIPELLQLFDLYVLPSLWEGLPMVILEAMAAGCPVLATDVGGNYKAIENGVNGCLVEASCSESLAHNIVELLTDPKTLTQYREQSFEKFNKHYSAHIMTSRYMRLYQRQD; from the coding sequence ATGACAACCCCTACCACTCATAAAAAATTACACCTACTCCAAATCACCCACGACTTGGACTTTGGCGGCTTACAGCAAGTTATTTATAATATTTGCCGCACTATAGACCGTGATCAATTCGAAGTATCTGTTCTATGCCTCCGAGCCAAGGGATGTTTTACAGAAGATGTTGAAGCACTGGGGATACCTGTATATTGCATAGCACCACCATCAGGCTCTACTGACTATTTTCTCTTCTTAAAAGTAGCGAAACTACTTCGAAAACTAAAAATAGATGTTGTTCACACGCACAACACACAACCCTTTATTGACGGTACATTAGGTGCACTTTTAGCGGGCACAAAAACCATTGTTCACACTGACCACGCCAGAGACTTCCCGGATAAGACCCGATATATGATAGCGGAATGGTTTATGTCCCAATTCGCTTATCGTGTCGTCGGCTGCTCAGAACACACATCTGAAAACCTCCATAAGTTTGAAAAGATTTCGAAGCAAAAAATAGTCACCATCGAAAATGGAATAGATCCTTCACGCTTCAACATATCAATAGACACAGACGCGAAACGATTAGCGCTTGGCATTAACCAGTCAGGCCCAATCATTGGACTAGCCGTCCGGCACAGCAAACAAAAAGGTATTTGCTACTTACTTGACGCCATGCCTTTCGTCATTAGTAAAATTCCAAATATCACCTTACTCATAGCAGGTAGCGGCGAACTTACCGAAACGCTTAAATCTCAAGCCCAGAGGCTAGGCTTAAACGAAAACGTTAAATTTATTGGCCCCAGACTAGACATCCCCGAGCTACTCCAGTTATTTGATCTATATGTACTGCCCTCTCTGTGGGAAGGTCTACCAATGGTTATTCTAGAGGCAATGGCAGCAGGATGCCCGGTCCTAGCCACCGACGTGGGGGGCAACTATAAAGCCATTGAAAATGGTGTAAATGGATGCCTGGTAGAAGCAAGCTGCAGTGAAAGTCTGGCTCACAATATTGTCGAATTACTTACAGACCCGAAAACGCTTACACAGTACCGGGAACAGAGCTTCGAAAAATTTAATAAACACTATAGCGCACATATTATGACATCAAGATACATGCGCCTTTACCAACGGCAAGATTAA
- a CDS encoding FemAB family XrtA/PEP-CTERM system-associated protein encodes MNIKAILKDPEAAINQLWGEQSHCNDRAAILETADKINQITSVIKTLKNDKNHCASQFKPNKENPEEISRLKDQMKEISSQLNIQEEKRKHQNDVLLGYFSIAKNKLPAVPKQFSTIAQQRPATGEISIQLIDDSKQSEWDNYVNQHTNSGLYHRYEWRKLIHESFSHQSHYFAAISNGIIIGILPTIRLKSALFGDFSISMPFFNYGGVLADTPEIANALLEYAARYCNSNNISHLEIRATQQLNNWPTKSEKVSMIKQLPDSIDQLDKELGSKVRAQINRAKAKNTRTVIGKLDLLNDFYTVFSINMRDLGTPVYGKSFFRNILTQWNDIANIVIIYLENKPVSAAFLLANKDMVEIPWASTLRKTNSLNMNMLLYWEVLSFVITERYHFFDFGRSSLDSSTYRFKKQWGATPIQHYWHYWLKDGQALPEINPNNKKFELLIAIWKKLPVSVTRLIGPLIVKNIP; translated from the coding sequence ATGAATATCAAAGCTATTCTTAAAGATCCCGAAGCCGCAATAAACCAGTTATGGGGAGAGCAGAGTCACTGCAATGACCGCGCCGCGATACTGGAAACAGCCGACAAAATAAACCAGATCACATCAGTCATTAAGACGCTTAAGAATGATAAGAACCATTGTGCCAGCCAATTCAAGCCAAACAAGGAAAACCCTGAGGAAATTAGTCGTTTAAAAGATCAAATGAAGGAAATATCATCTCAGTTGAATATCCAGGAGGAAAAAAGAAAGCATCAGAATGATGTGCTTTTAGGATATTTTTCAATAGCTAAAAATAAGCTACCCGCAGTTCCCAAGCAGTTCTCGACTATAGCTCAACAGCGGCCAGCAACCGGGGAAATAAGCATTCAACTTATTGATGATTCAAAGCAATCAGAGTGGGATAATTATGTAAACCAACACACTAATAGTGGACTATATCACCGTTACGAATGGCGCAAACTCATCCATGAGTCTTTCAGTCACCAAAGTCACTATTTCGCCGCTATAAGCAATGGCATTATTATTGGTATACTGCCGACTATCAGACTAAAAAGCGCACTATTTGGTGATTTTTCAATATCAATGCCTTTTTTTAACTATGGCGGAGTGCTAGCTGACACCCCAGAGATAGCCAATGCACTCCTTGAATATGCTGCCCGGTATTGCAACAGCAATAATATTAGCCATCTGGAAATACGAGCAACTCAGCAACTTAATAACTGGCCAACCAAGTCTGAAAAAGTCTCCATGATCAAACAGCTACCCGACTCTATCGACCAACTAGACAAAGAGCTGGGATCAAAGGTTAGAGCACAAATAAACCGTGCAAAAGCTAAAAACACCCGAACTGTGATTGGCAAGCTTGATTTGTTAAATGACTTTTATACTGTGTTCTCAATTAATATGCGTGATCTTGGCACCCCGGTTTATGGCAAATCATTTTTCCGAAACATTCTTACTCAGTGGAATGACATAGCTAACATAGTCATTATCTATCTGGAAAACAAACCGGTCTCAGCAGCATTCTTATTAGCAAACAAGGATATGGTTGAAATCCCCTGGGCCTCTACGCTGCGAAAAACCAACTCTTTGAATATGAACATGCTGCTTTACTGGGAGGTTTTAAGTTTTGTTATTACTGAACGATATCACTTCTTTGATTTTGGGAGGTCATCGCTAGACAGTAGTACCTACCGATTTAAAAAACAGTGGGGAGCAACACCCATCCAGCATTACTGGCATTACTGGCTAAAAGACGGCCAAGCACTGCCTGAGATAAATCCAAATAATAAAAAATTCGAACTACTGATCGCAATTTGGAAAAAACTCCCCGTGAGTGTAACTCGACTAATCGGGCCATTAATTGTGAAAAATATTCCTTAG
- a CDS encoding exosortase C-terminal domain/associated protein EpsI, translating into MEKEQKYVQGMLGRKLVSPIVLVAVTIVALYFPTFESLHRKWVAWSEFYAHGYIIVVAIFYVLWEQRWRLGGVITGPNRLWLLPLAGMSFVWLMAYVIQVMVVQQLLLPAIYVCALGAILGSRFVWVSAPVMVVFYTVIPFWEILNSTLQDLTVWVNSHLIALSNITALLEGNRIVMPSGVIEIASGCSGLSYFVVSISLAAIYGNLDLRSARSRLILLAVAITLGLLTNWVRVFALILIGYFSEMQSSLVTDHLMFGWYIYLAVVLSLIVLTHFLKKNELKRLGVAEQWTAENKDVVSALSGQRLSVGHILMLGITLSVGPFLALVLQQSEGAISDHTVEDVRGWTLLPLKPRQWYPVFVSADWQYHQNAESRGQFVSMHGIAYARQSQGRELISTRNKIVDGDVWRIVGDSEVVPVGGDSVKQLQISNGSQKRVVWYWYRVGGVTVLTDINAKLQQIRGVFVGRSEAAFVALSVACDRTCEGVEESLSSAYPELSVILNHAVDSGFE; encoded by the coding sequence ATGGAAAAAGAACAAAAGTACGTGCAAGGGATGTTAGGTCGGAAGTTGGTTAGCCCCATAGTGTTGGTGGCGGTGACCATAGTTGCCCTTTATTTCCCTACTTTTGAGAGCTTGCACCGTAAATGGGTGGCTTGGAGTGAATTCTATGCCCATGGATATATTATTGTAGTTGCGATTTTCTATGTTTTATGGGAACAGCGTTGGCGGTTAGGGGGTGTTATCACCGGCCCTAATAGGCTTTGGTTGCTGCCGTTAGCCGGTATGAGTTTTGTGTGGTTGATGGCCTATGTTATCCAGGTGATGGTTGTTCAGCAGTTATTATTACCGGCAATTTATGTTTGTGCTTTGGGTGCAATTTTGGGTTCCAGATTTGTGTGGGTCAGTGCGCCGGTTATGGTTGTTTTTTATACGGTCATTCCATTTTGGGAGATTTTAAATTCAACGCTTCAGGATTTAACAGTCTGGGTTAATAGTCATCTGATAGCGTTAAGTAACATAACGGCGTTACTCGAAGGTAACAGGATAGTGATGCCCTCGGGGGTTATTGAGATTGCTAGCGGGTGCAGCGGTTTGAGTTATTTTGTAGTTTCAATATCGTTGGCTGCAATTTATGGAAATTTAGATTTACGCTCTGCACGTAGTCGCCTGATTCTTTTGGCAGTAGCCATTACTTTAGGATTATTGACAAATTGGGTTCGCGTATTCGCACTAATTCTTATTGGTTATTTTTCCGAGATGCAGAGCTCGCTCGTTACTGATCATTTGATGTTTGGTTGGTATATCTACTTGGCAGTGGTATTAAGCCTTATTGTGCTGACTCATTTTTTGAAAAAAAATGAGCTCAAGCGGCTGGGTGTTGCTGAACAATGGACTGCCGAAAATAAAGATGTGGTCAGCGCGCTGAGTGGCCAAAGGTTGTCGGTCGGCCATATTCTAATGCTTGGCATTACGTTATCAGTTGGACCGTTTTTGGCACTGGTGTTACAGCAGTCTGAAGGTGCCATCTCTGATCATACCGTTGAGGACGTGCGTGGTTGGACTTTGCTGCCTCTCAAGCCTAGGCAATGGTATCCAGTGTTTGTTAGCGCTGATTGGCAGTATCATCAAAATGCAGAAAGTAGAGGGCAGTTTGTCAGCATGCATGGTATTGCGTATGCGAGACAGTCACAGGGGCGGGAGCTAATTAGTACTCGTAACAAGATAGTTGATGGTGATGTGTGGCGTATTGTTGGTGATAGCGAAGTGGTTCCGGTTGGCGGAGATAGTGTAAAGCAGTTGCAGATTTCTAATGGCTCGCAGAAACGCGTAGTCTGGTATTGGTATCGTGTAGGAGGCGTTACGGTGCTAACAGATATCAATGCCAAACTGCAACAAATTCGAGGGGTCTTTGTTGGAAGGAGTGAGGCTGCTTTTGTCGCTTTATCAGTGGCCTGTGATAGAACCTGTGAAGGGGTGGAGGAAAGTTTGAGTAGTGCTTATCCAGAGCTTTCAGTTATTCTGAATCATGCTGTAGATTCCGGGTTTGAATAA
- a CDS encoding outer membrane beta-barrel protein: MKNLRCFVLGVSVLTTPVTGLALDGSIRLGAGLEHTDNSLRVNANEQSDLEQIVSADINLEHEGSEVVAKVGYSAEHSDFDKNTQDDDTTITGDASIVYEQISQQLFWTVENSRRNIIRDEAAIDVQENREDRSISNISPQLILRPSSVDSIDTRLNYSTINYEDSSDQDSKRVGANIYWNRNLSKVDTLSFGGSYQDVTFDDEINDYEYSLVSISYQAVLARINYKIAVGYNESARETGDVDGGYLRIDAGYEGGGSTWDLNVTQELTDTSRQNNNDDLSGIDESGNSAGDFDVIDRSSMQLDYLNENLCGVCSFRASIIYEIEDYETLENDSDELGVRLALDYRLNRLMTLRGGVHYSDFTFKGNNVRADYDSVEYNLGLRHEITRALSLSYRLIYSDRDSAVDTGDYTELRGGITLNYLID, encoded by the coding sequence ATGAAAAATCTACGTTGTTTTGTATTGGGGGTTTCCGTCTTAACTACGCCTGTCACTGGGCTGGCGCTCGATGGCTCTATTCGTCTTGGTGCCGGGCTGGAGCATACAGATAACTCGCTCAGAGTAAATGCTAATGAGCAGTCGGATTTAGAGCAAATTGTGTCGGCAGATATAAATCTTGAGCACGAAGGTTCGGAGGTTGTCGCTAAGGTCGGCTACAGCGCCGAACACTCTGATTTTGATAAAAACACACAGGATGACGATACTACCATTACAGGGGATGCGTCGATTGTCTACGAGCAAATTTCCCAGCAATTATTTTGGACTGTAGAGAATAGTCGGCGAAATATTATAAGGGATGAGGCCGCCATCGATGTTCAGGAAAATCGTGAAGACCGGTCTATAAGTAATATTAGTCCGCAATTAATTCTTAGACCGTCATCGGTTGACTCAATTGATACCAGGCTGAATTATTCAACTATTAATTATGAAGATAGTAGCGATCAAGATTCCAAACGAGTCGGGGCCAATATTTATTGGAATAGAAATTTATCGAAAGTTGATACGTTGTCTTTTGGTGGGTCTTATCAGGATGTGACATTTGATGATGAGATAAATGATTACGAATACTCTCTGGTGTCCATTAGTTATCAAGCAGTTTTGGCGCGAATCAATTACAAAATTGCTGTTGGATATAATGAGTCTGCTCGCGAAACTGGCGATGTCGATGGTGGCTATTTAAGAATTGATGCGGGATACGAAGGAGGGGGTTCAACTTGGGATTTAAACGTCACGCAGGAATTAACGGATACCTCTCGACAGAATAACAATGATGATTTATCCGGGATCGATGAAAGCGGTAATTCTGCAGGTGATTTTGATGTGATAGATCGTAGCTCAATGCAGCTTGATTATTTGAACGAGAATTTATGTGGCGTATGTAGTTTTCGGGCATCAATCATTTATGAAATAGAAGATTATGAAACGCTTGAAAATGATAGTGATGAGTTGGGTGTTAGGTTGGCTCTGGATTATCGTTTGAATCGGCTTATGACTCTGCGCGGCGGTGTTCACTATAGTGATTTTACCTTTAAGGGGAATAATGTGCGGGCTGACTACGATAGTGTTGAATATAATTTAGGTCTTCGTCATGAAATAACCCGAGCGCTATCATTATCTTATCGCTTGATTTATTCAGATAGGGATTCAGCAGTAGATACTGGTGATTATACAGAGCTGAGAGGCGGAATAACTCTTAACTACCTGATAGATTAA
- a CDS encoding XrtA system polysaccharide deacetylase, with translation MLTSQPPKKSVLHAMTIDVEDYYHVSAFNSVIKPDNWSDWPSRVEKNTHQLLDLFDTHAVKSTFFVLGWVADKYPSLVKELANRGHEIASHGWSHQLIYNQSPTEFKAETARSKDVIEELAQTPVTGYRAASYSITKRSLWALDILAELGFTWDSSIFPVHHDRYGISGSPQSPYMIQTSSGQLIKEFPLTTARVLGLAIPAAGGGYFRQYPYALSKWLFQRASQNSAKPLIFYLHPWEIDPEQPRVPGISPLSKFRHYTNLQRCETRLEQLLNDFQFGSVSQSLASTDIEIELNLHDF, from the coding sequence ATGCTTACCTCACAGCCACCTAAAAAAAGTGTTTTACACGCCATGACTATCGACGTGGAAGATTACTATCATGTATCAGCATTTAACAGTGTAATAAAACCAGACAATTGGAGTGATTGGCCATCCAGAGTAGAAAAAAATACCCACCAACTGCTCGACCTCTTTGATACTCACGCCGTAAAAAGTACATTTTTTGTCTTGGGCTGGGTAGCGGACAAATATCCTTCACTGGTAAAAGAGCTGGCAAATCGAGGCCATGAAATCGCTTCGCATGGCTGGTCTCATCAGTTGATCTACAATCAATCACCTACTGAATTCAAAGCAGAAACTGCCCGTTCAAAAGATGTAATTGAAGAGCTTGCCCAGACACCGGTAACTGGCTATCGAGCCGCCAGCTACTCAATTACTAAACGCTCACTTTGGGCACTCGATATTTTAGCAGAACTGGGTTTTACCTGGGACTCCAGCATCTTCCCCGTTCACCACGACCGCTATGGTATATCTGGCAGCCCCCAATCGCCCTATATGATACAAACCAGCAGTGGACAGCTGATCAAAGAATTCCCTCTCACCACCGCCAGGGTGCTAGGTCTCGCTATACCAGCTGCTGGCGGAGGATATTTTCGTCAATACCCTTATGCATTAAGCAAGTGGCTTTTTCAACGCGCAAGCCAAAACAGCGCCAAGCCGCTGATTTTTTATTTACACCCTTGGGAAATTGATCCCGAGCAACCACGCGTACCAGGTATCAGTCCGCTATCAAAATTTCGTCATTATACTAATTTACAGCGCTGCGAAACTCGATTAGAGCAACTACTGAATGATTTCCAGTTCGGGTCCGTATCCCAAAGTCTGGCTAGCACTGATATTGAAATAGAGCTCAATCTGCATGACTTTTAA
- a CDS encoding AAA family ATPase, whose amino-acid sequence MNNTVDQEGSVSDISNMAEVAFKSHEELAALKIIYPGMPQREVLNSFRDLRTRLLHRTQGKNFVLLVSSLSLGGGSSFVAMNMAASFALDEQKTAIYIDCNFDHSFANKLLKDNRDYGLMEYLQNADLELKDIIYSTGIPRVRVIPPGVGGDVAEERLASPRMSQLIDSVKERYPDRFVVLDVPPAMESSLARILSRVSDMAVLVVPFGKVTPNQVMAGVDAVGEQKFAGLVFNN is encoded by the coding sequence TTTAAAAGTCACGAAGAGTTGGCGGCTCTAAAAATAATTTATCCAGGGATGCCGCAGCGGGAAGTACTTAATTCATTTCGCGATTTACGCACAAGACTTTTACATAGGACGCAGGGCAAAAATTTTGTATTGCTAGTAAGCTCACTCAGTCTAGGTGGAGGCTCTAGTTTTGTAGCAATGAATATGGCCGCCTCATTTGCTCTGGATGAGCAAAAAACAGCTATTTATATCGACTGTAACTTTGATCACTCTTTTGCTAATAAGCTGCTTAAAGATAATCGCGACTACGGTTTAATGGAATATTTGCAAAATGCCGATTTGGAGTTAAAAGATATTATTTATTCAACGGGTATCCCGCGAGTAAGGGTTATTCCGCCAGGTGTCGGTGGCGATGTTGCTGAGGAAAGGCTGGCTTCGCCAAGAATGAGCCAGTTGATCGATTCCGTTAAGGAGCGCTACCCGGACCGTTTTGTGGTATTGGATGTGCCTCCTGCTATGGAATCGTCTTTAGCAAGGATTCTTTCAAGAGTATCCGATATGGCGGTTTTGGTAGTGCCCTTTGGCAAGGTGACACCTAATCAAGTGATGGCTGGTGTGGATGCGGTAGGTGAGCAGAAGTTTGCAGGATTAGTTTTTAATAATTGA